A window from Toxoplasma gondii ME49 chromosome IX, whole genome shotgun sequence encodes these proteins:
- a CDS encoding tetratricopeptide repeat-containing protein (encoded by transcript TGME49_305950), with product MDPEGILEDSAAIAKENEETEVNFAPSRCLPGEPVHVKGHPEQLDKREDGAEKDRELHLSPEELCMHINEMELRGLIEPAAWLVEFLPRQRGAFAGLSSSSFRSQECQSLPPQVFGLLLQLRPLLHQQAFAAAAQLMRSPEDAEIRGCMQRNSLLAFLHFYCSTMAHAQREASSLTGCDLRSFARNHRSTSLPFLLPTRSPSVLESLAADLTLWLSASHRRRTSSSSSSSSSSSSSASSSRSSSRSSSLSCSSFASSSVSQRESWGTRVSARTDPGEAEGAAGQKGEKTQCAAGRATEASTFAVEEDGQQQNRQTPAAAVDENSDLERGESYLWWLLAVVRRAQSQPLAAFCAFLQSLRTNVFNFACWRDFADLVAFLCSGGAETLALFASDSVSLDDCPGNFKSSAEEDVRESEASRWRESRSESSRQKLGHPDRPNGRGREEREEREEGEGRKGASSCAFRDGTFRRPQEESDSDFEEDDELVHALKEAAGAQVLSSREKLAVAWMLDWASSPVASYEEFLRALSLSRHFMTRAGFALVCMHSKKFVEAAREYHRLALAFPDVPHLYAQLAKCSYEMKSYSHSLKFFNAFHKLAPYRLNYVDDLSHIYCMRNDVEALGNLTQMCFSVDPHAPQTLCVLGNFLSAQDDRPGAIRAFKRAARLAPHLVSAWVALGHAQVESRDLASAVHAYEAATRADAGDCRGWAGLGQVYALCGNWYLGVRFFHKACCARPTEPRLWTHLGDGLARLGRGEEAIRAYEQAWFWLPQIETATRLFRCYHDRDAAWGVAASPEGAHWAFAVTERFLSQEIPRSSSGRGEALLAVFRAPWHDLFSSPSLHSAYSRTNAKPPSEVASRHHDLVLLASVFRGAPEDILDSLLYLACFSRLQRDVRTAQQLITIGQRIGGTHGEEIVQTLRGDGTAFL from the exons ATGGATCCAGAGGGGATCCTGGAGGACTCGGCGGCTATCGCCAAAGAAAATGAAGAGACGGAAGTGAATTTCGCTCCGTCCCGCTGCTTGCCGGGAGAACCTGTCCACGTCAAAGGTCACCCGGAGCAGCTCGACAAACGTGAAGACGGCGCGGAAAAAGACAGGGAGCTACACCTTTCTCCCGAAGaactttgcatgcacatcaACGAAATGGAACTACGAGGACTCATCGAACCCGCCGCATG GCTCGTGGAGTTTCTTCCACGTCAGCGAGGCGCGTTTGcaggtctctcttcttcttctttccgatCTCAAGAATGCCAGTCTCTCCCACCTCAAGTTTTCGGg CTACTCCTCCAGTTGAGGCCTCTCCTCCACCAGCAGGCGTTtgcggcggcggcgcagcTGATGCGGTCTCCAGAGGATGCTGAAATtcgcggctgcatgcaacgaaattcgcttctcgcctttctccacttttaTTGTTCCACGATGGCCCATGCGCAGCGGGAGGCCTCGAGTCTCACAGGCTGTGATTTGCGATCGTTCGCCCGG AACCATCGCTCGActtcgcttccctttctccttcccacAAGAAGTCCTTCCGTTCTTGAAAGCCTTGCCGCGGACCTGACCTTGTGGCTCTCCGCTTCGCACCGGCGTCGCACTTCATCATCATCTTCATCATCTTCATCATCATCTTcatcagcttcttcttctcgctcttcttctcgctcttcttctctgtcttgttcttctttcgcttcgtcgagcgtctctcagagagagagttgGGGGACGCGGGTGTCGGCGAGAACCGACCCTGGTGAGGCAGAGGGAGCCGCAggacagaagggagagaagacacagtgTGCAGCAGGgagagcgacggaggcgTCCACCTTCGCCGTGGAGGAGGACGGCCAGCAACAGAATCGTCAGACTCCAGCCGCAGCTGTCGACGAAAACTCAGACctcgagagaggcgaaagttACCTTTGGTGGCTCCTCGCTGTTGTGCGAAGAG CGCAGAGTCAGCCTCTGGCGgccttctgcgcctttctGCAGTCGCTGCGGACGAACGTCTTCAATTTTGCGTGCTGGCGAGACTTCGCGGAcctcgtcgcctttctgtgTTCCGGAGGCGCCGAGACGCTGGCGCTGTTTGCCTCCGATTCCGTCAGCTTGGACGACTGCCCAGGAAATTTCAAATCGtccgcggaagaagacgttcGCGAGTCCGAAGCATCccgctggagagagagcagaagcgagagttCACGACAGAAGCTCGGCCATCCTGACCGACCAAacggcagagggagagaagagagagaagagagagaagaaggagagggaaggaaaggagcGAGTAGCTGCGCGTTCCGGGATGGAACGTTCCGGCGACcgcaagaagagagcgactcAGAtttcgaggaagacgacgagctcgtgcatgcactgaaagaagcagcaggcgcCCAAGTTCTgtcgagcagagaaaag CTTGCGGTCGCGTGGATGCTCGACTGGGCCTCGTCACCGGTTGCCTCTTACGAGGAGTTCCTCAGAgcgctttctctttcgcgtcaCTTCATGACTCGCGCGGGCTTCGCcctcgtctgcatgcactcaaaAAAGTTTGTGGAAGCTGCGAGAGAATACCATAGACttgctctcgcctttccagACGTTCCCCACCTCTACGCTCAG ctCGCAAAGTGCAGCTACGAGATGAAGAGCTACTCACACAGTCTGAAGTTTTTCAACGCCTTTCACAAGCT CGCGCCGTACAGGCTGAACTACGTCGACGATCTGTCCCACATTTACTGCATGCGCAACGACGTGGAGGCGCTTGGAAATCTCACGCAGATG TGCTTCAGCGTGGATCCGCACGCGCCTCAGACGCTCTGTGTGTTGGGGAATTTCCTGTCTGCTCAAGATGACCGACCAGGTGCCATTCGCGCCTTTAAGCGAGCCGCGCGGCTGGCGCCTCA TTTGGTGTCGGCCTGGGTGGCGCTGGGCCATGCCCAAGTGGAGTCGCGGGACTTGGCGTCtgccgtgcatgcatacgAAGCTGCGACGCGCGCGGACGCAGGCGACTGTCGAGGCTGGGCAGGTCTCGGACAAGTCTACGCGCTCTGCGGAAATTGGTACCTTGGCGTTCGATTCTTTCACAAAGCCTGCTGTGCCCG acCGACAGAGCCGCGCCTGTGGACGCACCTCGGCGACGGCCTCGCCAGGCTGGGTcgcggcgaggaggcgatTCGCGCATACGAGCAAGCCTGGTTTTGGCTGCCTCAAATCGAGACTGCAACGCGCCTCTTTCGTTGCTACCAT gaCCGGGACGCAGCTTGGGGCGTCGCGGCGTCGCCAGAGGGCGCGCACTGGGCGTTCGCCGTCACCGAGAG GTTCCTTTCGCAAGAGATTCCACGGTCGTCCTCGGGCCGAGGCGAGgcgcttctcgccgtcttccgAGCGCCTTGGCACGacctcttttcgtctccttctcttcattcCGCTTACAGTCGGACAAACGCCAAGCCGCCCTCG GAGGTAGCCTCTCGTCACCACGACTTGGTCCTTCTGGCGTCTGTCTTCCGCGGGGCGCCGGAGGACATTCTTGACAGTCTCCTCTACCTTGcatgcttctctcgtctccag agAGACGTCCGTACAGCACAGCAGCTGATCACCATCGGTCAAAGAATCGGCG GCACCCACGGAGAGGAAATTGTTCAGACTCTCCGCGGCGACGGAACAGCTTTTCTGTGA
- a CDS encoding hypothetical protein (encoded by transcript TGME49_305930) encodes MSCSIRDQPVWTRVRVPAQDFAPHSTTATYVAPSTSFAKFTQDGNFSAPVGGWLPVSHSAPEPQLWRRVLRMIVGHDAAPPDTETVGGWGFEFLGWKVNFCGHQRRIHAPKKHQEQPSLVFPYSESIYHPATASGLVPCLDDRGEGFASPFSRVDKHPQHGESFYPLKYAPHVRQPAREGSWELLENSSSPRLLLRSIDPADVCKDSVASCQSTVSADDIDSAVFPSNLDHYVR; translated from the exons ATGTCGTGCTCCATTCGAGATCAACCAGTCTGGACGCGCGTCCGCGTCCCGGCACAAGACTTCGCTCCTCACTCAACGACCGCAACCTACGTTGCTCCGTCGACTTCGTTCGCGAAGTTCACGCAGGACGGCAACTTTTCTGCTCCAGTTGGCGGCTGGCTTCCAGTTTCCCACA GTGCACCGGAGCCCCAACTCTGGCGTCGCGTCCTCCGCATGATTGTTGGGCATGACGCTGCACCTCCag ACACCGAGACGGTCGGAGGATGGGGATTTGAATTTCTCGGATGGAAGGTGAACTTTTGTGGACACCAGCGGCGCATCCACGCGCCCAAGAAGCACCAAGAACAGCCTTCTTTAGTCTTCCCGTACTCCGAATCGA TCTACCACCCGGCAACGGCTTCTGGCCTGGTTCCCTGTTTGGACGATAGGGGCGAGGGTTttgcttcgcctttctctcgcgtggACAAACATCCACAACACGGGGAATCTTTTTATCCTCTCAAATACGCACCTCACGTGCGACAGCCAGCACGCGAGGGCTCTTGGGAACTTCTGGAAaattcgtcttctccgcgccTTCTGCTCCGGTCCATCGACCCTGCTGATGTCTGCAAGGACTCCGTCGCCTCCTGTCAGTCCACTGTATCTGCCGACGACATCGATAGTGCAGTCTTCCCCAGCAACCTGGATCACTATGTGCGTTAA
- a CDS encoding hypothetical protein (encoded by transcript TGME49_305990), with translation MRDARWHLLSRKRATTRAIAPRYSGAGVFAPRRLWFLAERVKVCGKNRGWSDFLSRKGSSAAACCRKWVVSKKYRKKSCKSSRRNGDARLHPGVLSRSHVLVGGDQTSGFLRGGVVVFLCQAEEVSRYSEKTAFFSQVFRGRLGSLLRNRRSRFSSTLLSPKKGFCW, from the exons ATGCGAGACGCTCGCTGGCATCTGCTCTCCCGCAAGAGAGCCACCACGCGTGCGATCGCTCCTAGGTACTCCGGGGCGGGGGTGTTTGCACCGCGCAGACTCTGGTTTTTGGCCGAGAGAGTAAAAGTGTGTGGAAAAAACCGCGGATGGTCTGATTTTCTTTCACGGAAAGGAAGTTCAGCTGCGGCGTGCTGTCGTAAGTGGGTTGTCTCGAAGAAGTATCGCAAAAAAAGCTGCAAAAGCTCGAGGAGgaacggagacgcgcgacTTCATCCGGGGGTGCTTTCTCGGTCGCATGTTCTGGTCGGTGGCGACCAGACGAGTGGATTTCTGCGAGGAGGGGTGGTAGTGTTTTTGTGTCAAGCAGAAGAAGTTTCACGATATTCGGAAAAaaccgctttcttctcccagGTCTTTCGCGGAAGACTCGGTTCGCTGTTGCGCAACCGACGCTCGCGGTTTTCCTCGACGCTCTTGTCCCCCAAAAAAG GTTTTTGTTGGTGA
- a CDS encoding peptidyl-prolyl cis-trans isomerase, cyclophilin-type domain-containing protein (encoded by transcript TGME49_305940), giving the protein MGKHKHSKDKLYLVQSEYAADWGGYKTKALQLPYKALPFYCCGLSLRPFEDAVCTAEGVVFDPANILPYIKRYRRNPVNGKPLSAGDLVPLKFHKNEQGQFHCPVTYKVFNQHTHIVANRKSGHVYSYEAIDNLCKKPKNWNDLLTGEPFSHSDLIHIQNPADAKTRYIEGFYHVREGQEVDVGVKGIPAEKDSMKPTTKKTEWMERILAEAGEKEEERKTAHNKLIPNMHANKEEGDTDAGQGEGGHPKGSGETGEQAPQAAPQSEPQKHSLYTTHRMAAGFTSTVVQGSATQEFRELSEKERMQPIYARCRKLKKKGYLRIVTTQGSLNIELHADMAPRACDSFLRLCAVKYFDDTIFHRCIRNFMIQGGRAELRQPSKKKEVQQSPRSISGFPGGAPFEDEFDNRLVHQGIGVLSMANDGKHSNLSEFFITFKSCEHLNNKHTIFGRVVGGLDVLRQWEKLETDKKDKPLKPPKVEEIIVFKNPFEDARKEMEDEKREEEEKEKKKLENAMKPWFNNRDALDATASHPARHSSAVGKYLPPSLLPGKSVKQTASGRMQAPTPPKASQKRDAETAGLAGVESSGTAQALLEYAVPQKVKVARKTFDFSGW; this is encoded by the exons ATGGGGAAACACAAACACTCAAAAGACAAGCTCTACCTGGTGCAGAGCGAGTATGCGGCAGACTGGGGAGGCTACAAAACCAAGGCCCTCCAGCTGCCATACAAGGCGCTTCCCTTTTATTGCTG CGggctctctctgcggccTTTCGAGGACGCGGTGTGTACAGCTGAGGGCGTCGTCTTCGATCCCGCCAACATTCTTCCGTATATAAAGCGGTACCGGCGGAACCCGGTGAACGGAAAGCCGCTTTCTGCAGGCGACTTGGTTCCGCTTAAATTCCACAAAAACGAGCAGGGTCAGTTCCACTGTCCCGTGACTTACAAGGTTTTCAATCAACACACCCACATCGTCGCCAACAGAAAGTCGGGGCACGTTTACAGCTACGAGGCCATCGACAACCTCTGCAAGAAACCGAAGAACTGGAACGATCTGCTCACAG GCGAGCCGTTCTCTCATTCCGACCTCATTCACATTCAAAATCCCGCAGATGCAAAGACCCGCTACATCGAGGGGTTCTACCACGTACGAGAAG GCCAGGAGGTCGACGTGGGCGTCAAAGGCATccccgcagagaaagacagcatgaagccgacgacgaagaagacagagtgGATGGAACGTATTCTCGCGGAGGCCGgtgagaaagaggaggagaggaaaactgCGCACAACAAGTTGATCCccaacatgcatgcaaacaaggaagagggagacaccGACGCTGgacagggagaaggcggccaTCCAAAGggctctggagagacaggcgagcaGGCGCCACAGGCGGCCCCCCAGAGCGAACCGCAGAAACATTCGCTCTACACCACTCACCG CATGGCGGCGGGCTTCACCTCCACCGTTGTGCAAGGCAGCGCGACTCAGGAGTTCCGTGAGTTGTCGGAGaaggagcgcatgcagccgatCTACGCGCGGTGCCGAAAACTCAAAAAGAAAGG ATATCTGCGAATCGTGACCACCCAGGGAAGCCTGAATatcgaactgcatgcagacatgGCGCCTCGAGCATGTGACAGCTTCCTTCGGCTCTGTGCCGTCAAGTACTTCGACGACACTATTTTTCACAG GTGTATCCGCAACTTCATGATTCAAGGGGGGCGCGCAGAGTTGCGACAGccttcgaagaagaaagaggtgCAGCAAAGTCCGCGGTCGATCAGTGGCTTTCCTGGAGGTGCTCCCTTCGAAGACGAATTTGACAATCGGCTTGTGCACCAGGGCATTGGCGTCTTGTCCATGGCGAACGACGGGAAGCATTCCAACTTGTCAGAGTTCTTCATCACGTTCAAGTCTTGCGAGCATTTAAACAACAAACACACCATTTTCGGACGAG TCGTAGGCGGCCTGGATGTGCTTCGGCAGTGGGAGAAGTTGGAAACGGACAAGAAGGACAAGCCGCTGAAGCCTCCGAAAGTGGAGGAAATTATCGTCTTCAAAAACCCATTcgaagacgcgaggaaggagatggaagacgagaaacgcgaggaggaagaaaaagagaaaaagaaactcgAG AATGCGATGAAACCGTGGTTCAACAACCGCGACGCGCTGGACGCGACTGCCTCCCATCCCGCGCGCCACTCGTCGGCAGTAGGAAAGTATCTTCCCCCGTCCCTGTTGCCGGGCAAGTCTGTGAAGCAAACAGCCAgcggacgcatgcaggctcCGACGCCGCCGAAGGCCTCTcagaagcgagacgcagaaactgCAGGGCTTGCGGGTGTGGAGAGCAGCGGAACTGCACAGGCTCTGCTCGAGTACGCAGTTCCGCAGAAAGTGAAagtcgcgagaaaaacatTCGACTTCTCCGGATGGTAA
- the PDHE3I gene encoding pyruvate dehydrogenase complex subunit PDH-E3I (encoded by transcript TGME49_305980~Product name based on PMID:17449654.~Signal peptide predicted by SignalP 2.0 HMM (probability 0.696) with cleavage site probability 0.517 at residue 55) gives MFFALCLGRAVGRGFLGVSPPAWRGLFAGETFGPCLRLTALLCILTTGVITLSAAFSVQRSAVVSQTFPVPLSVSTASTQPHVAFVPSPASPFSLRASLQESPGVLTPPPHYASLSSPQPRSEGVSRLFATSSSTNFSDEPFDVTIIGLGVGGHAAALHAAALGLKTAVVSGGDPGGTCVNRGCVPSKALLAAARRVKMLRNKHHLSAMGLQVEGEIKVDPTGVGNHARGVVDKVRSGLVSSLASHGIALFDARGVMDGEPGRVVLERTAGSPASLPPFLRTKNVILAPGSLPFIPAGVTFDDAQHQVMTSDTCVSLPWLPSEICIVGSGYIGLEFMDVFTSLGSEVVMVEAGPRLLPGVDKEVAKLAERLLLQQFKERPVKLYTNTLASQVRPLGPKGEAPVEVQLTDAQTKESKGKIYPDACLIATGRRPNTEGLGLDSLGVTLKRGGFIPVDACMRVLKHAPEGDEKPEVIRGVYCVGDANGQMMLAHAASAQAVAAVETIAGRPRTVNVKHIPAACFTSPEIAFIGDTEEAAMELGAKDGFEVGKSVSHFRANTKAIAEGEGEGILKVLYRKDTGKILGCHMIGIHASDLIQECATAITNDISVKDLAFTVHTHPTLSEVVDAAWKKAVGMNAH, from the exons ATGTTTTTCGCCTTGTGTCTCGGCCGCGCTGTCGGCAGAGGCTTCCTTGGCGTTTCGCCGCCTGCATGGCGAGGCCTTTTCGCAGGGGAAACTTTCGGTCCTTGTCTCCGGCTGACGGCCCTTCTGTGCATTCTGACGACGGGGGTCATAACTCTCAGCGCTGCGTTCTCAGTGCAGCGGTCCGCCGTTGTCTCGCAGACTTTTCCAGTtccgctgtctgtctcgactGCCTCAACTCAGCCACATGTCGCTTTTGTGCCCTCTCCAGCTTCACCCTTCTCCCTCCGGGCCTCCCTGCAAGAGTCCCCCGGTGTACTTACACCCCCGCCGCACTACGCGTCCCTGTCGAGTCCCCAGCCGCGGTCCGAGGGAGTTTCCCGACTTTTCGCCACTTCCTCATCTACAAATTTCTCAGATGAACCGTTCGACGTCACAATCATTGGCCTGGGAGTGGGCGGCCACGCCGCCGCTCTGCATGCCGCTGCACTCGGACTGAAGACCGCCGTCGTAAGCGGAGGTGACCCTGGCGGCACATGCGTGAATCGCGGATGTGTGCCGAGCAAGGCTCTGCTTGCTGCCGCGCGAAGAGTGAAGATGCTGCGAAATAAACACCACCTCTCGGCCATGGGCCTTCAGGTCGAGGGCGAAATCAAGGTGGACCCCACCGGCGTAGGCAACCACGCCAGAGGCGTTGTGGACAAG GTCCGTTCCGGCTTGGTCAGCTCTCTGGCGTCTCACGGCATTGCCCTCTTCGACGCGCGAGGCGTGATGGATGGAGAACCGGGTCGCGTTGTTCTAGAGCGAACTGCGGggtctcctgcctctctgccgccCTTTCTCCGGACCAAAAACGTTATCCTTGCCCCCGGATCCCTTCCGTTTATCCCAGCAG GAGTCACGTTCGATGATGCGCAACACCAGGTGATGACGAGCGACacatgcgtctctctcccctggTTGCCGTCTGAGATCTGCATTGTCGGAAGTGGGTACATCGGCCTCGAGTTCATGGATGTCTTCACCTCACTCGGTTCAGAGGTTGTGATGGTGGAGGCGGGGCCCCGGCTTCTCCCTGGAGTGGATAAAGAAGTGGCGAAACTTGCagagcgtctccttctccagcaGTTCAAAGAGCGACCCGTCAAGTTGTACACAAACACTCTGGCAAGCCAGGTGCGCCCTCTGGGGCCGAAGGGCGAGGCGCCAGTTGAGGTCCAATTGACAGACgcacagacgaaggaaagcaaGGGAAAGATCTACCCAGACGCGTGCCTCATCGCCACCGGCAGACGACCCAACACGGAG ggtCTAGGGTTAGATTCTTTGGGCGTCACTCTCAAGCGCGGTGGCTTCATCCctgtagatgcatgcatgcgcgtcctGAAGCACGCTCctgaaggcgacgaaaaGCCAGAGGTCATCCGGGGAGTGTACTGCGTCGGAGATGCCAATGGCCAGATGATGTTGGCTCACGCCGCTTCGGCGCAGGCGGTTGCGGCAGTTGAGACGATCGCGGGTCGGCCGCGAACTGTGAACGTGAAGCACATTCCCGCGGCGTGTTTCACGTCGCCTGAAATAGCTTTCATAG GCGACACTGAAGAAGCGGCGATGGAGCTAGGTGCCAAGGATGGCTTTGAGGTCGGCAAGAGTGTGAGCCATTTCCGCGCAAACACGAAGGCGATcgcggaaggagaaggcgaaggtaTATTGAAGGTTTTGTACCGTAAAGACACGGGAAAGATTCTCGGTTGTCACATGATCGGAATCCACGCAAGTGACTTGATCCAGGAATGTGCAACGGCCATAACGAACGACATTTCAGTGAAAGACCTCGCCTTTACGGTCCACACACACCCAACTCTAAGCGAAGTAGTGGACGCAGCGTGGAAGAAAGCTGTGGGCATGAATGCACACTAA